The sequence below is a genomic window from Ciona intestinalis chromosome 1, KH, whole genome shotgun sequence.
AATCACACTTGacagtttaactttataatctcagaaacaaagtttaaatttagatCATATTCCAATGCGATAGAAAAATGATTCAACCTTATGTCTGCTAGTGTGTCCGGATTAAAGAGGATTTGCAATCACATTTCGAATAATTATCCTGATGACGAATAGTAATTACCCACCTAATACGCACGAATATACCACACTTCTTTATATGTGCTAATTATACTGACAGATTAAAACACTTAATCGTTCTTAACGGTGAACAATCTATTTCGATATATCGCGTCAACGATAAAGTCATTGAACGTCAGGAAACGAAATATCACCACATTAAATACGCATTGTCACTTGTTTAACACCACGCCTTACTTATATAGTAGCAGGTATAGTTCTGTGGGCTAAAATAAGAtgcctttggcacataatgtccaaatatcttgatcgtgttttgaacaattacgaACGGTCTACGGAAGTCTTGagaatgttgttttataattctttaaatgttctttgtttactactaattaggacgagaaaataggataaaaagttgttctccactctactatgaatgtgaataaatgaatgtaacttactttatatcctcgcgtggccggaaaacgacagtcgttatcacacgggtttaacaccttgcgccagcttacgagttaccatagcCTACATGTTCAGTTTTTTTACCGACGAAAATGTTGTATAAGTCGTGCACTTTGCTGGATTAGGAGAatggtaacttatttaattgCTTATCTCAGTCATCCAGCTTGGCCCACTTGTGTGGTAGTGTTTGGTATGTGAGTGGGTGTGTCGTTGCGGTGATATGCAAGATAAAACATCCTCCCCGAGGCAGCAAACATTTTATCATGTTATTTCTATGCCGCAGATCCGTTCGTATTGCGTGTTAATTACCACTTACGATTTGGATGTGGAAAATTACAAACCAGTCGGAAATTACAGGCGCCCGAAATGTTTAAGGATGAATGAACGAAACTCATTTTATCTCTTATTTGGTCAcgattacaaaaaaaaacggaaaGTGTTAAAAGTCGgttagtaacggtaaaacaacaattgttaaacaacgcttattaataaaaaaagagaagaAAAGACTGTCCTAAATTAAGTAAACAgcgtttaattaaacaatctaAGTTCTAATTGAAAGAAGTAtgtgcctaaggacacattcAAGTATGTGTACTTCTACTAATACCATGTATTTGACACTCAACAACTTTCCATGCAAGTTGTCAACGTATGCGTTATTGCACGCCATGCATTGTCATATAGTTGTGGAAGCTCGGTTAACGTCATTAGTCCTTTTAGTGGTGCAACATTCAACGGAATAATTTACATAATCGTGTTATGCGTTCTATAGGGGTTTATATGACTGTTGTCCGCGAATCTAAAAGAGcgtgttaattttttaaaaaagattgtaGAAtgtggattttatgtgctaacagtatcccatcttgcctAAAGTTCGTTTTCCAAATCCAATCTTATGCGATAGAAAAATAAGACCTATACAATTAAACTTTTAGCCAGACAACGAAAGTCTGAATCGTCCTATGAGTCATTTAGTTCAATCTATAGTACTGCAGACCATTAGTATATAAGCAAACGCGTCCGAGACTGAATTTCTAGACATAAATAAACGCCGACTGCAATTAGTGAAAAGTTTTGGTCCCGCTTTGGTAACTTTCATGGCAGAAATGTGGTTGcggtattttaatatatgagAGTTATCAATAAATGtcacttgctttatcctcgcgtggccgggaaacgacatcagtcgttataaccccGGTGTTTCATTGCATGCACCTtctgcccgcttacaagtcaccgcatatttaactttgtgggtgtgcttttttctgtatggctgacaattctaATGGTTTACCgcatgtgttttatattttaataccacGGGTATgctatataccgttgttaaatggATAAACGGGTATAACTCGCTTAATCACTTAAAACagagtatgtaactttgaacACTCAAAATACAATCTTAAACTTTACCAAGTCGAGCGACTGTTGGTTTGACAAACCTGTTATAAATGCAGGCCTGCAGCATTTCTGCCACCAATGTATCCCTCATAAGGGATTACCTGTCAATACATAACTTCAAAATATTGACAGATATTAATTAGAACAGTGGGagattttatacaatttttccGAGAAGTTACCAGAACATTGCACGTAGTTATTTTGGGAGTAATATGCTCTGACGTAGCGGCGGAAACTGTGTATGAAATGAGTCTTGCCACGACCCGACCAATGTTGCGTTGTTAATTACGCGTCAATAATAAGATGCAGCTGCACGTATCTTTAATATAACTCCCTTTCTCCATTCTCTATATGGTAGTTTCGACGACCGAGTTCCTGGACTGGGCAAAAACAATCTTGGACCGTTTACAAGATACCTTAGTTGTTTTAGGCCGGAATTTCAAGATGTTTAGGTTAAAAGAAACTTTGTTCTTTGGATTTATGATTGGAAACTTACTGAAACTTGGGGATTGTCAGACTACCTGTTATTGCTCTGGGCTGCAGCAAACGTGGGCGCCTTCTGATGCTATTTCAAGTTGGAGTCGATGTGTTGGCAACGCTAGAGGACTTCGTAACTGTTATAATGCGGAGAGATCTCGGCGGAGAAGTTGCATGGTGAACAGCACAACTATGGCAGTTTGTATGGAAAGGAAAAGTTGTTACGATGAATCATCATGTACTGGTCAATGGAGTGTCTGGGGTGCACAGACGCCATGTAGCACCAACTGTGGAAGAGGAACTCAAACACTAGCAAGATCATGCTACAAGGTAATTTATATGCGCCAATACCACGCTTATGTTGGTTGGTAATGTTTCTTATCTTTGCCATTTCAAGTAAGATCTTCGCTGCTTTATTTGAAGaagtaaataaaagttatgatatagtaggatgggggaagatgggatacattttcatactattttctcaccccatttggtagtaaacaaagaacattcaaagaattagaaaaccgtatccccacgactcccatagactgttgttaattgtttaaaacatggtcaggatgtttggatattacgggctaaaggtgtcccatcttctcccacactactatatagtagggtaggggaaaatggaacatgttccattattttttttctcgtcccatttaggtgctaactgcatcccatcttaccccatagtcatgttgtatttaattaaaactactaAACCAAAATGACTTCAGAGCGGAAGCCACAATTTGCTGGCATACAACTGCGCTGGGGGAAATGGTTCTTCTGAAGAAAGACGAACTCAGAGTTGCACACGACGTAGATGTGCGCCAGGAATGTAAGTTTATCATAAAATTGTAACTATAAAGtgtatacaaaatatacaaagccCGCGCATGCATGTATTCTTACATACTAAACTAATTTTGCGTCAATACATTAAAATGTGATATTTCATGGCATTTATATGAAACGTGATAATTTtatgataatttttatttttaggactTTTTCTGTTCAaactacaacacaaacaactaTGCCAACAataacaagaaaaacaaaaacagttgttcttCCGCCTACTTTTGTAATATTAGCTACTAACGCCGTTCGTCAAAACGTCAGCACACCGTCTGCCCaaggtaatatatatagtagtttggggtaagatgggacaccctttgattctattttctcgttaaagttggtagtaaacaaaaaaaataaaaccgtatcctcacgacttccctagaccgttggtaattgtttaaaacatgatcaagatacttggatattatgtgctaaaggtgtaacaatgtaccccacagtactgtacatcaataaaaagtgtcacatgaaaacattgtaaaaatgtaaaaaattccCTTTAGTTTTAGAAGAAACTACTACTGTAACGAAAAGCAAGCCAACTGGAACAGCGGTTAATATAACTTTGCTTGCTGCTGTGCTGGGTTCCGTGGCTTTATTATGCTTTGCATTAATCGCCATAGTTATTATTTGCAGACTTCGAAAACCAAAACAACGGTATGTATAAATAACCTATAGAGTTTAAACTAAACCATAGCCTATATGTAAAAGTAATGGTAAATGTAAACTTGCTGTAATCTTGTGTGAccgaaaacgacaatcgttataacacggacgttctgtttcatacacctcgtgccagcttacgagttaccacgaatgtaactttgtgggtgattgctGTACAAAACATTTGCATGGCATCATGTAAAATCTGCGTCAGATAAACAAGCGGATATGAgtcttaaaaattaaattatcaaGAAGTTTCGATACCCGGAAAGTCTTTCGTGCTAGACCGCGATATGCACACGATTTAACTAAAGTTTTGTTTGCGAAGAGATTGCAGCGCTGCTGGTGAGCCGGTCACGCTAACAGAGGGTGCTGGGTATGAATCCGTTTCAACCGTGCCTTTAAATTACCGAAGTCTGCCCGAACAGCCAAACTATTCTGAAATAGCACCGGTGCAAAATAGAAGTGACGGCATAGCTCACACTGGTGTAAGTCTTACGGTGAAGAACACTCTTTATCACTCGGTTGGTGAAAACGAAGGTGGGTTTCgtcaataatataataataactttacttgtctcttcaattatgGTGgcgaagaaaaaaaaacattaaacgaaaaaacagaatatagcgacaaaacaacgtTTGGCAGAACAtccttacagttaaaaacatatttgcatttagttagaagaaaataagcgaAGTGTTTCCTCTTATATTTAGCCTGCTCAATATATGCATCGGGTACGCCACGACTGTTGGCACTTATAggaggttggggtaagatgggacatgttttcattttctttcttattccatttgttattaaacaaagaatattaaggAACATTAGGAAGTTGTGGTCCCTCGTCTCTAAAAACTGTTGCTTAATTGttgattgggaaatatggaatttaggtgctgacattttcccattttaccccgcaGAGCTATACTTTATAATTATCAAATCATTAAATATGTTGCTAATgctacataaaaacaaaattgtgaaAAATTCTAGCAAACAAAACACTAATTTGATTTGTTCAACAGAAATCTCAACCCAGAACCCCAACGGGTTGTACCTGCAGCCATTACCTAGCCCTGGCGCTCAGTCGACATCAGAAGAAAATGCCTATTTTACCATAGGATATCAACAACCGTGATTTGCTTATGtaataacaattcaattgttatgatttaaaaaacgaaaattgcCATAACATATTAGCAAAGCTAAAACCATAttaggggaagataggacatctttttattctgtttttttttgtcccctttggtagtaaacaaacgcATTTAGGGAATTATAacactgtattctcacgacacCCACAaaccattggtaattgtttaaacagcgatcaggatatttcgatattacgCTAAAGTCCAAGGTATACTTATTTTCTGAAAGTTGCAAAACCTGTCTGCTGATAACTCCATCTTAGTGTTATCAGtaaacataattatttataGACGACGTTAATATGCGGCCCATACTGGCCCACGCATGACTCACGCAACATCCTACACCATGTTTGTTGTATGCACGGTGTTTAATCCCGAATTTCATGTTTCGGTTGCGACGTTAAATTATCTTGAGGTTTCGAGAGAATTAGAAAGCCGACAAATACTGAGAATTAACTTGCTTGGAATCCACTGTTGAAACTGAATGCTTAAAAAAAGTCGCATTTGCTTATATGTACTGCTATAATAAAACTTGGGGAAACTTCGTTTTGCGCGCTATAAGGTAATTTTTGACGGTTTACCAAATGACTCCTGCGTTTTGTCTGGTAAGGGCGGACAATTTAACGGAGACAACTTTTTGTATTGATTTGTATAATCACAGTATatgcagtagggtgggggaagacgggacaccttatgCACGTAgcatctaaatatcttgatcttgttttaaacaattaacaacggtctatgagagtcgtaagaacggttttataattctttgaatgttgtttactaactaggaggagaaaatagaatgaaaaggtgtttcatttacccccaccctactatatatccaaAATAGTAACAAATATGTAATAAACACTGTAGACATGTTACTTAGTAACAGATTTCTACTTTCACGAAATTTGTTCGGTATCGTGTAAGACAGTGCAAGATTTTGTCCGAATTCTATTGCGCATGCCCTGAAAAGTCACTTCCTATGAAGAAAAtcggaaaaaataatattttgataaaaGATAATGAtttagtttgattgacagccaGGACCAAAATACAGCACGTTcattaaattaatcaaaaaaaactCGTTCTACAATCAATTGTAGTTACGAACGCAGGTTGTcgcattatatatagtagagtggggtaggacgggacacctatagcacatcatattttaatatcctgatcgtgttttaaacaaataacaacggtctatgggagtcgtgagggtacggtttattaattctttgaatttttttcgtttactactaaatgcgacaagaaaatagaataaaaaggtgtcccatcttcccccaccctactatatacttgcAAAAGCAAAAAAACGTAGTTTTGTATCCAAAACGGTAATTTTGTTTCTGAAACGAAAATTCGTTGAGTTAGTTCGTTTTTTGAAAACATGTGATTACTTTCTCTCTGTCATAATCTAGCGGAAAGCGTTACGATGACACAATCAATAGTTTAAGAGAAACAAATTTCTCATAGTTACCTATATTTTCGTTTTACCGTActaaatttctgttttaagattttaatattttgtttcgtgttttttttcttctaaaacataaaagcccatatgaaacagaaccggaaacttttaaaacgtttCACGGCCTTAACTATAGGCAAGCAGTTTCAGTATAGCCTATACAAGTCACATTAACTATATGAACTTCACAGTAGCCTACTGTGTGTTCGTTTTAGAAGGAAAACAATGACAAAACTGCGATGACCATCGGTTGTTTATTCTTGCGAATCcgagtaaaatatttattaagcagataaaatagaaatcacaAAGTTGTTGGCATCACCgtgtaaattataatattccATTCAAGGGTTAATTTCACCACCATTCGACAATGCGTAgcttaagtttaaaaataccgCACGGTGGCGctcctgtttaaaaataaaataaatcggACCCCGCTTCAACGCATGATTCTTTCGCCTTTTGTTAAAGAATTTCATGGAAAGGAGTATTACAATGAGTCCttcaactatttttttacatctgACTCTGGTCaggataaaaaaacataaaaacgcaaaaaataaaaaaagggcGCTTACCTATAGATCAGAGGGTATGGTTTCGAGGCTCGGCACTGCCATATGCGTATGTGTCTTTCGGCAAGACACTAGCCGTAACCCAGTTGTAGAAGGAAGTTGTTTTCGTTGATATTAAagtatttgttaattttgggTGTGTAAGAATTGTGTTTCTGGTTGGATGATTTGTTTTGCATTACGTAACAGAAAATTACGCATGTGCCATGTGACAGACAGTtatacaatgaatgaatgaatgtaacttactttatcctcgcgtggccggaaaacgacagtcgttataacacgggtgtttcaaacaccttgtgccagcttacgagttaccatgtatgttactttgtaggttaTATTTGGGGGATTTGtgcatttttaatgtatggctgataatttatgGACAACCTAATAGAGATCACTTGGTTGGAACAATCGCGC
It includes:
- the LOC108949452 gene encoding uncharacterized protein LOC108949452 isoform X2, which codes for MVVSTTEFLDWAKTILDRLQDTLVVLGRNFKMFRLKETLFFGFMIGNLLKLGDCQTTCYCSGLQQTWAPSDAISSWSRCVGNARGLRNCYNAERSRRRSCMVNSTTMAVCMERKSCYDESSCTGQWSVWGAQTPCSTNCGRGTQTLARSCYKSGSHNLLAYNCAGGNGSSEERRTQSCTRRRCAPGMTFSVQTTTQTTMPTITRKTKTVVLPPTFVILATNAVRQNVSTPSAQEETTTVTKSKPTGTAVNITLLAAVLGSVALLCFALIAIVIICRLRKPKQRDCSAAGEPVTLTEGAGYESVSTVPLNYRSLPEQPNYSEIAPVQNRSDGIAHTGVSLTVKNTLYHSVGENEEISTQNPNGLYLQPLPSPGAQSTSEENAYFTIGYQQP
- the LOC108949452 gene encoding uncharacterized protein LOC108949452 isoform X1, encoding MVVSTTEFLDWAKTILDRLQDTLVVLGRNFKMFRLKETLFFGFMIGNLLKLGDCQTTCYCSGLQQTWAPSDAISSWSRCVGNARGLRNCYNAERSRRRSCMVNSTTMAVCMERKSCYDESSCTGQWSVWGAQTPCSTNCGRGTQTLARSCYKSGSHNLLAYNCAGGNGSSEERRTQSCTRRRCAPGMTFSVQTTTQTTMPTITRKTKTVVLPPTFVILATNAVRQNVSTPSAQVLEETTTVTKSKPTGTAVNITLLAAVLGSVALLCFALIAIVIICRLRKPKQRDCSAAGEPVTLTEGAGYESVSTVPLNYRSLPEQPNYSEIAPVQNRSDGIAHTGVSLTVKNTLYHSVGENEEISTQNPNGLYLQPLPSPGAQSTSEENAYFTIGYQQP